The Bubalus bubalis isolate 160015118507 breed Murrah chromosome 16, NDDB_SH_1, whole genome shotgun sequence genome window below encodes:
- the LOC112579620 gene encoding olfactory receptor 5T2-like: protein MKMKNVTEVTSFLLKSFTDSLELQIIVFFLFLTVYLFTLIGNLGLVGDRRLHSPMYYFLSVLSSVDACYSSVITPKTLADFMSKNKVISFLECATQMFHAVTFGTTECFLLAAMAYDRYVAIYNPLLYSVSMAPRVYVPLIITSCVGGVLHASVHTVATFRLSFCESNEIRHVFCDSPPLLAISCSDTHTNQLLLFYFAGSIKIVTVLIVLISYGFIMLTVLRMTSAVGRRKVFSICGSHLTGVSICHGTVLFMYVRPSSSYATDHDMIVSIIYRIVIPMLNPIIYSLRNKDVKEAMKRVFVKKCFINKVYYQSKN from the coding sequence ATGAAGATGAAGAATGTCACCGAAGTAACATCCTTTTTACTGAAAAGCTTCACAGACAGTCTTGAACTGCAAATCATCGTATTCTTCTTGTTTCTAACAGTTTACCTCTTCACACTGATTGGAAATTTAGGACTGGTTGGGGATCGCCGGCTCCACAGCCCCATGTACTATTTTCTGAGTGTGCTTTCATCTGTGGATGCCTGCTATTCCTCAGTTATTACCCCCAAAACGTTAGCAGACTTTATGTCAAAGAACAAAGTCATTTCCTTCCTTGAATGTGCAACACAGATGTTTCATGCTGTTACTTTTGGGACCACAGAATGCTTTCTTCTGGCTGCAATGGCATATGATCGCTACGTGGCCATCTACAACCCCCTCTTGTATTCAGTCAGCATGGCTCCCAGAGTCTACGTGCCACTCATCATTACTTCCTGTGTTGGTGGCGTCTTGCATGCTTCTGTACACACAGTGGCTACTTTTAGGTTATCCTTCTGTGAATCCAATGAAATCAGACATGTCTTCTGTGACAGCCCTCCCCTCCTCGCTATTTCTTGCTCTGACACTCACACAAACCAGCTTCTGCTCTTCTACTTTGCAGGCTCTATTAAGATAGTCACTGTCTTGATTGTCCTCATCTCCTATGGTTTCATTATGCTGACCGTTCTGAGGATGACATCTGCTGTAGGGAGAAGGAAAGTGTTTTCTATATGTGGTTCTCACTTAACTGGAGTATCCATTTGTCATGGTACTGTTCTCTTCATGTATGTGAGACCAAGTTCCAGCTATGCCACAGATCATGATATGATTGTGTCTATAATTTATAGGATTGTGATTCCAATGCTGAATCCCATCATCTATAGTTTAAGGAACAAAGATGTAAAAGAGGCAATGAAGAGGGTGTTTGTAAAAAAATGCTTTATCAATAAAGTATATTATCAGAGTAAAAATTAA
- the LOC112579619 gene encoding olfactory receptor 8J2-like: protein MAPGNRTQVTEFILTGISDLAELQIPLFCVFLVIYGQVITGNLGIVILTSVDSQLQAPMYFFLKHLAIISLGNSSVIAPKMLVNFLVTKKTISYYVCAAQLGGFIVFVVAEIFMLAAIAYDRYVAICSPLLYRVVVSPRICLLLVALIYIYSLTTALTVSSCVFSVSYCSSNVINHFYCDNVPLLALSCSDTYIPETAVFTFSGTNLFFSMIIVLTSYFNIILAILRVRSSEGQQKAFSTCASHMMAVTVFYGMLLFMYLQPRTNHSLDNDKMASVFYTLVIPMLNLLIYSLRTKDVKDALKRFLDNTCQSFRLMQT, encoded by the coding sequence ATGGCTCCAGGGAATCGCACTCAAGTGACTGAATTCATTCTAACGGGAATCTCAGATCTTGCAGAACTCCAGATTCCTCTTTTCTGTGTGTTCCTGGTCATCTATGGACAGGTCATAACAGGGAACCTGGGAATCGTCATCCTCACCAGCGTGGACTCTCAGCTTCAGgcccccatgtactttttcctcaagCACTTGGCTATCATCAGTTTGGGCAATTCTTCTGTCATTGCCCCCAAAATGTTGGTTAACTTCTTGGTTACAAAGAAAACCATATCTTACTATGTATGTGCAGCTCAACTAGGTGGATTCATAGTTTTTGTTGTGGCTGAGATTTTCATGCTGGCTGCCAtagcctatgaccgctatgtggctaTTTGCAGCCCCCTGCTCTACCGGGTGGTGGTTTCTCCACGGATCTGCCTTCTCCTGGTGGCCCTTATTTACATCTACAGTCTGACCACAGCACTGACGGTCTCTTCCTGTGTGTTTTCCGTGTCATACTGTTCGTCCAATGTGATCAaccatttttattgtgataatgTCCCTTTGTTAGCATTGTCCTGTTCTGATACCTACATTCCAGAAACAGCAGTGTTTACCTTTTCAGGGaccaatttgtttttctctatgatTATTGTTCTAACATCGTACTTCAACATCATCCTTGCCATTTTGAGGGTACGTTCTTCAGAAGGGCAACAAAAAGCGTTTTCCACCTGTGCTTCTCACATGATGGCTGTCACTGTGTTCTATGGGATGCTTCTCTTCATGTATTTGCAGCCAAGGACCAACCACTCATTAGATAATGATAAGATGGCCTCGGTCTTCTATACCCTGGTGATCCCAATGCTGAACCTCCTCATTTACAGCCTGAGGACCAAGGACGTGAAGGATGCATTGAAGAGATTCCTGGATAACACATGTCAGTCATTCAGATTAATGCAAACTTAA